A genome region from Fodinibius salicampi includes the following:
- a CDS encoding LamG-like jellyroll fold domain-containing protein: MHKEKVLFLVGLLFLICTLGPIPATAQLPQDHGYQGELRNYIGSLSEGDFELDLSPLTVETSYFDTDAEIYQSWLVFGHDASEFPPADGIRVGSDYFTLDAIESGGSVHMTIGRGGWISALATAFFADWNYEGNPHYDSRAVKLRAFVAASVDMMMQDQAHDEGNGDRSDFLGGQLIQWAYAYGVAKDELPESAKAAFEEGLIRMFEKLESWGPTGTHADMDTRAIPGVLYVARHVESQDLTQRAYDYIDRVLDSHFRPAGYIDHGGAYDASYNGISLFHLNWGAYLSEYSPIVEALQQMTKLKAHLTFLDPDGDHNTPHHSNSSSAGDAAEDQWMRHFRNAGLAYWSDEGMALLGEDNIADASTMISDMNFRSDFLNSSDGQEDFDDPDSSTPGEWERRHWTVTNFNYTSLYYREDHYDRLRSATQRELTLPFERGEKFIESFDDKFLSTRQKGYGTVLFNDRLSWWTSEGQTEELNGFGGGNISAFWTPATGTVLMGVARGTRHGGHDLQDWPMWPVHALSGQTTGGAAFSSALQRHPEASYALNQDLPTVTVSGDLSNEWSDPTGGISGQASYQREFTIGEEELYVTTSVNGDSGTEVEELYEILPVFRRNASDQSSDTQTQIAFEVDGSWEPAGTDMKTVTRIRLQRFEGTVMIEFASPARVKLSSEDFYINPSSQSGAQVRNILIDLLGSGGPAPLGGQAIEYRIYNPDVSTNDDWQDEPDPDTTSPEISVSHSPSNPNDTDEITFSATAEDSSGISKIEIYVNENLEKTCEGSTNCEVIGGPYPAGDVSYHAIAYDASGQANKAESSVKTVSVSNSEDTEADTTAPEISVSHSPSNPDETDEITFSATAEDSSGISKIEIYVSDSLEKTCEESTDCKLTGGPYPAGDISYQAIAYDASGKTNEAESKSKTISVSEEEYPENNNWPTIDTPELSKKGEMLHVEASKAQDEDGDSVFTNIDWRINGESISLINYSFDVEGSVAKDSLAKDFTSYQNHGKQKTKSHIPAWTTKGRKAGAYYFDGQGDHIYTPTSDKIESLKAFTIEFWMKHDNWGKEWATLVSKPYYNDKWEDPWSVFKIGRDGPREQLNFQITVSDGKAVSVQSKSDISGNQWVHVVGTYDGKMLKLYINGELDKQIQVDEPLVSGRKTGIYLGSKWGKDNEQEAYRGLMDEFRLFNRALSPQQIERHYATKYTDFSLDEVSDGEEWTALVTPTDTKVYGESKESNELVIEQSNNDEGSELTLSQNYPNPFQSETNIEYTLPDEEVEVSLIIYNTVGKKVATLVDSEPQSGVQQIPFDASDFNLSSGIYFYRLKAGDTHFLKKMTYIK, translated from the coding sequence TTGCATAAAGAAAAAGTATTGTTTCTCGTTGGCCTTTTATTCCTTATTTGTACCTTGGGTCCCATCCCGGCGACTGCGCAGCTCCCGCAGGATCACGGGTACCAGGGCGAACTTCGGAATTATATAGGGTCACTCTCGGAGGGAGATTTTGAGCTTGATTTATCCCCATTAACGGTAGAGACCAGTTATTTTGATACCGATGCGGAGATTTATCAATCGTGGTTGGTTTTTGGACATGATGCCTCAGAATTTCCTCCAGCCGATGGGATACGGGTGGGTTCAGATTATTTTACTCTTGATGCTATTGAATCCGGTGGGAGCGTGCATATGACCATTGGCCGCGGGGGATGGATCTCGGCGCTGGCCACTGCTTTTTTTGCCGACTGGAACTATGAAGGCAATCCGCATTACGATTCCCGGGCGGTCAAGCTCCGGGCCTTTGTAGCCGCATCCGTCGATATGATGATGCAGGATCAGGCCCACGATGAAGGTAATGGCGACCGCTCTGATTTTTTGGGTGGACAGTTGATCCAGTGGGCCTATGCGTATGGGGTGGCCAAAGACGAGCTGCCGGAATCGGCCAAAGCCGCCTTTGAGGAAGGGCTCATCCGCATGTTTGAAAAATTGGAGTCGTGGGGCCCGACCGGGACCCATGCTGATATGGATACGCGTGCTATCCCGGGGGTACTTTATGTGGCCCGGCATGTGGAGAGCCAAGACCTGACCCAGCGGGCGTATGATTATATTGACCGGGTATTGGACAGCCATTTTAGGCCAGCCGGCTATATTGATCATGGCGGGGCGTATGATGCCTCCTATAACGGCATTAGTTTGTTCCATCTGAATTGGGGAGCGTATTTGTCCGAGTACTCCCCGATCGTAGAGGCCCTGCAACAAATGACGAAACTGAAAGCCCACCTTACCTTCCTGGATCCGGACGGGGACCACAATACGCCCCATCACAGCAACTCCTCGAGTGCGGGGGATGCCGCGGAGGACCAGTGGATGCGTCATTTTCGTAATGCCGGGTTGGCCTACTGGTCGGATGAGGGGATGGCCCTGTTGGGAGAAGACAATATAGCTGATGCCTCAACGATGATCAGTGATATGAATTTTAGGTCGGACTTTCTGAATAGCTCCGACGGGCAGGAAGACTTTGATGATCCGGACAGCAGTACGCCGGGGGAATGGGAGCGACGGCACTGGACGGTGACGAACTTTAACTATACGTCGCTGTATTATCGGGAGGACCATTATGATCGGCTCCGGTCGGCCACACAGCGAGAATTAACCCTTCCCTTTGAACGGGGTGAAAAGTTTATTGAGAGTTTCGATGATAAATTTTTGTCCACCCGCCAGAAAGGATACGGAACGGTGCTGTTTAATGACCGGCTTTCCTGGTGGACCAGCGAAGGACAAACCGAAGAGCTGAATGGGTTTGGGGGTGGAAATATCTCGGCTTTTTGGACGCCTGCGACCGGAACGGTACTTATGGGGGTGGCCCGGGGCACCCGTCACGGCGGGCACGACCTGCAGGACTGGCCGATGTGGCCGGTCCACGCGCTGAGCGGCCAGACGACGGGAGGAGCGGCCTTTAGTTCCGCCCTCCAGCGTCATCCGGAGGCGAGCTATGCCCTCAATCAGGATCTTCCCACGGTCACGGTCAGCGGGGATCTGTCGAATGAGTGGTCCGATCCCACAGGGGGGATAAGCGGGCAGGCCAGCTACCAGCGGGAGTTTACGATTGGGGAGGAGGAACTCTATGTGACAACCTCAGTTAATGGGGATTCCGGCACCGAGGTGGAGGAACTCTATGAGATTCTGCCGGTATTCCGCCGCAATGCCTCCGACCAGTCCTCCGATACCCAAACGCAGATTGCCTTTGAGGTGGATGGCAGCTGGGAGCCGGCCGGCACGGATATGAAGACGGTCACCCGCATTCGCCTGCAGCGGTTTGAGGGGACGGTCATGATTGAGTTTGCCAGCCCTGCCCGGGTGAAGCTGTCTTCGGAGGATTTTTACATCAACCCGTCCAGTCAGAGCGGAGCCCAGGTACGCAATATTCTGATTGACCTGCTGGGCAGTGGCGGCCCCGCCCCGCTGGGAGGGCAGGCCATCGAATATCGAATTTATAATCCAGATGTATCAACTAACGATGATTGGCAAGACGAACCGGATCCAGATACTACCTCTCCTGAAATAAGTGTATCACATAGCCCATCAAATCCGAATGATACCGACGAAATTACGTTTTCTGCTACGGCAGAGGATAGCAGCGGCATCTCGAAAATAGAGATTTACGTTAATGAAAATTTAGAGAAAACCTGTGAAGGGTCTACAAATTGTGAAGTAATCGGGGGTCCTTATCCGGCGGGAGACGTTAGCTACCATGCAATTGCATATGATGCATCCGGGCAAGCCAATAAGGCAGAAAGTAGCGTAAAGACAGTATCTGTATCTAATTCAGAAGACACAGAGGCAGATACTACTGCTCCCGAAATAAGTGTATCACACAGTCCCTCCAATCCGGATGAAACCGATGAAATTACTTTTTCTGCTACGGCAGAAGATAGCAGCGGCATCTCCAAGATAGAGATTTATGTTAGTGATAGTTTGGAAAAAACCTGTGAGGAATCTACAGACTGTAAACTAACCGGGGGTCCTTATCCGGCGGGAGACATCAGCTACCAGGCAATTGCATATGATGCATCTGGGAAAACCAATGAAGCAGAAAGTAAGTCAAAAACAATTTCTGTCTCTGAGGAAGAGTATCCTGAAAATAATAACTGGCCAACTATCGATACCCCCGAGCTTAGTAAGAAGGGAGAGATGTTGCATGTGGAAGCTTCTAAAGCACAGGACGAAGACGGAGACTCTGTTTTTACAAATATTGATTGGCGCATAAACGGAGAAAGTATTTCTCTTATTAATTATTCTTTTGATGTAGAAGGTTCGGTAGCAAAGGATTCTTTAGCAAAAGATTTTACTTCATATCAGAATCATGGAAAGCAAAAAACTAAGTCACATATCCCTGCCTGGACGACCAAAGGGAGAAAGGCGGGGGCTTACTATTTTGATGGGCAGGGAGATCATATTTATACACCGACATCTGATAAGATTGAATCACTCAAAGCATTTACTATCGAGTTTTGGATGAAACATGATAACTGGGGAAAAGAATGGGCTACCTTGGTAAGTAAACCTTATTATAATGATAAATGGGAAGATCCGTGGAGTGTGTTTAAAATTGGAAGAGATGGCCCTAGAGAACAATTAAATTTTCAAATTACGGTGAGCGATGGTAAGGCTGTAAGTGTCCAATCCAAAAGTGACATTTCGGGTAATCAATGGGTCCATGTAGTGGGGACTTATGATGGAAAGATGCTAAAGTTGTATATAAATGGAGAGTTGGATAAGCAAATCCAGGTTGATGAACCACTGGTTTCCGGGAGAAAGACGGGTATATATCTGGGCAGTAAATGGGGGAAGGATAATGAGCAAGAAGCGTACAGAGGATTGATGGATGAATTTCGTCTTTTCAATAGGGCGTTATCCCCTCAACAGATTGAAAGACATTATGCCACCAAGTATACGGATTTTTCTTTGGATGAAGTATCGGATGGAGAGGAGTGGACAGCTTTGGTTACCCCAACAGATACTAAAGTTTATGGGGAGAGTAAAGAATCCAATGAATTGGTAATCGAACAGTCAAACAATGACGAGGGTTCAGAGTTAACTCTTAGTCAGAATTATCCGAATCCTTTCCAGTCTGAGACTAATATTGAGTACACATTACCGGATGAGGAAGTAGAGGTTAGCCTAATTATATATAATACCGTTGGCAAAAAAGTAGCTACACTGGTCGATTCCGAACCACAGTCCGGTGTACAACAAATTCCATTTGATGCATCTGATTTTAATCTTAGCAGTGGAATATATTTTTATCGATTAAAGGCAGGCGACACTCATTTTTTAAAAAAAATGACCTATATAAAGTAG
- the rfbF gene encoding glucose-1-phosphate cytidylyltransferase, with product MKVVILAGGYGTRLSEETAVRPKPMVEIGEKPILWHIMKIYSSYGLNDFVICCGYKGRIIKEYFSNYFLHESDMTFDLKNNSMEVHHNDVEPWKVSLIDTGSGTMTGGRLKRVGHLLDGETFCLTYGDGVSNLNIKKLIEFHKDHNLKATLTAVQQPGRFGAFKLGKGEYVIDSFNEKPKEEGAWINGGFFVLEPEVLDLIEGDSTVWEREPLERLANSQELAAFRHYGFWHPMDTLRDKNNLEDLWKSDSCPWRVWAKSSKEEYV from the coding sequence ATGAAGGTAGTAATTCTTGCTGGGGGTTATGGTACACGACTAAGTGAAGAGACAGCTGTTCGTCCAAAGCCGATGGTTGAGATCGGGGAGAAACCCATACTTTGGCACATCATGAAAATATATTCTTCATATGGCTTAAATGACTTTGTTATTTGCTGTGGTTATAAGGGACGGATAATCAAAGAGTATTTTTCTAATTATTTTTTGCACGAGTCAGATATGACATTTGACTTGAAAAACAACAGCATGGAAGTTCATCATAATGATGTTGAACCTTGGAAAGTATCTTTAATTGACACCGGTAGTGGAACAATGACCGGAGGGCGGCTGAAAAGGGTCGGTCATTTACTTGATGGTGAGACTTTCTGTTTAACCTACGGAGATGGGGTCAGTAATCTGAATATCAAAAAACTTATCGAATTCCATAAAGACCATAATTTAAAGGCGACACTGACTGCTGTACAGCAGCCCGGCAGATTTGGAGCATTTAAATTGGGGAAAGGAGAGTATGTAATTGACTCGTTTAACGAAAAGCCCAAAGAAGAAGGGGCTTGGATTAACGGTGGTTTTTTTGTTCTGGAACCTGAAGTTTTAGACCTAATCGAAGGTGATTCTACTGTTTGGGAAAGAGAGCCACTGGAAAGGCTTGCTAATTCGCAAGAACTAGCTGCATTCAGGCATTATGGGTTTTGGCACCCAATGGATACACTTAGAGATAAAAATAATTTGGAGGATTTATGGAAATCCGACAGTTGTCCGTGGCGTGTTTGGGCAAAGAGTAGCAAAGAGGAATATGTATAA
- the lhgO gene encoding L-2-hydroxyglutarate oxidase, producing the protein MYNYIIAGGGIVGLATAFALKQKKRDLSIIILEKENALATHQTGRNSGVIHSGVYYKPGSIKADLATRGSRSMIEFCREFGIAYEKCGKVIVATDQRELDYLDVLAERGKMNGLSIKRIGKDELNELEPHVNGIAALHVPEAGIVNYREVSEVLANELLKSGVEIAYNNKVTGIVTESENCLIEATGGIFKAEYLINCAGLNSDILAAKSGIELRHRIVPFRGEYYELIPERRYLVKNLIYPVPNPSFPFLGVHFTRMIDGSIHAGPNAVLSLKREGYEKFSFNASDTWSTISYPGFWRLVQRHWQDGFREFYRSISKAEFVKSLQKLIPEISAEDLIPSPSGIRAQALNPDGSLVDDFLIMYEGRSIHVCNAPSPAATASLEIGKKISEYALNLNKLKTVA; encoded by the coding sequence ATGTATAATTATATAATTGCCGGTGGCGGAATAGTGGGTTTAGCGACCGCGTTTGCGTTAAAGCAGAAGAAACGTGATTTGTCAATCATAATTTTGGAAAAAGAGAATGCTCTTGCAACTCACCAGACGGGTAGAAATAGTGGAGTAATTCATTCGGGAGTGTATTATAAACCGGGTAGTATTAAGGCAGATTTAGCCACACGTGGGAGCAGAAGTATGATTGAATTTTGCCGCGAGTTCGGAATAGCCTACGAGAAATGCGGAAAAGTCATAGTGGCTACAGATCAGCGCGAATTGGACTATCTCGATGTGCTGGCAGAAAGAGGTAAGATGAATGGTTTGTCAATTAAACGAATAGGGAAGGATGAACTGAATGAGCTTGAACCACATGTCAACGGTATTGCAGCCTTACACGTACCTGAGGCGGGAATAGTAAACTATCGTGAGGTTTCAGAAGTTCTTGCCAATGAACTGTTGAAATCGGGAGTGGAGATAGCTTATAACAATAAAGTTACGGGAATTGTAACGGAGTCCGAAAATTGTTTGATTGAAGCTACTGGTGGAATTTTTAAAGCAGAATACCTGATCAACTGTGCCGGTTTGAACAGCGATATTCTCGCTGCCAAATCAGGGATTGAACTCAGGCATAGAATTGTGCCATTCAGAGGTGAGTATTATGAGTTGATTCCTGAGAGGCGCTATTTAGTTAAAAATTTGATTTATCCGGTTCCCAATCCTTCTTTTCCTTTTCTCGGGGTTCATTTTACAAGAATGATTGACGGTAGCATTCATGCGGGGCCTAACGCTGTGTTGAGTTTGAAAAGGGAAGGCTATGAAAAATTCTCTTTCAATGCATCCGATACGTGGAGCACAATTTCATATCCTGGATTTTGGAGGCTGGTACAAAGGCATTGGCAAGATGGATTTAGAGAGTTTTATCGATCAATTTCTAAAGCTGAATTTGTTAAAAGTCTCCAAAAGCTCATACCTGAAATTAGCGCTGAGGATTTAATACCCTCCCCATCTGGAATCAGAGCCCAGGCATTGAATCCGGACGGTAGTCTCGTGGATGATTTTCTAATCATGTACGAAGGTAGGAGTATACATGTTTGTAATGCTCCTTCACCCGCGGCAACTGCCTCTTTGGAAATCGGGAAAAAGATATCAGAGTATGCTTTAAATCTAAATAAATTAAAAACAGTAGCATGA
- a CDS encoding NAD-dependent epimerase/dehydratase family protein — MKILVTGTDGYIGSILGPYLIKNGHDVTGLDTGFYRSGWLYNNDEGKKYPSYINKDLRNINAEDLESFDAVVHLAELSNDPLGKLNPEITYKINHKGSVRIAELCKEAGIERFVYASSCSAYGIGNDGYKTEESEVNPQTAYAECKVRVERDVSKLADDDFSPTFLRNATAFGPSPRMRFDIVLNNLSGLAWTTGEIKMISDGMPWRPLVHVNDISKAILCVLNAPRDVVHNEIFNVGDTDENFRVKEIAQIVSEAFPGCETSFGDSGGDNRSYRVSFEKINNNLPGFSCEFTAEKGAEQLYKIFSKINMDAETFDYRAYTRLEQLKYLLRTEQLNEDLYWV, encoded by the coding sequence ATGAAAATTTTAGTCACGGGAACAGACGGATATATTGGTTCAATTTTAGGACCATATTTAATTAAAAATGGGCACGATGTAACCGGTCTAGATACGGGGTTCTACCGGTCAGGGTGGCTATATAATAATGATGAAGGGAAAAAGTACCCAAGCTACATCAATAAAGATCTGAGAAATATTAATGCAGAGGACTTGGAATCGTTTGATGCGGTGGTTCATCTCGCAGAATTATCGAATGATCCGCTGGGAAAGCTGAATCCGGAGATAACGTATAAAATCAATCATAAGGGCAGTGTTAGAATTGCCGAGCTGTGTAAAGAGGCTGGCATAGAACGATTTGTTTATGCTTCATCGTGCAGTGCATATGGGATTGGAAATGATGGCTACAAGACGGAGGAATCGGAGGTAAATCCACAAACGGCCTATGCTGAGTGTAAGGTCCGTGTTGAGCGGGATGTATCAAAATTGGCGGATGACGATTTTTCTCCAACCTTTTTACGTAATGCTACGGCATTTGGTCCGTCACCACGTATGAGGTTTGATATTGTTCTTAACAATCTCTCTGGTTTAGCTTGGACTACCGGGGAAATCAAAATGATTAGTGATGGAATGCCGTGGCGTCCCCTTGTTCATGTAAATGATATAAGTAAAGCTATTTTGTGTGTATTAAATGCTCCCAGAGATGTAGTCCATAATGAGATTTTTAATGTGGGAGATACTGATGAAAATTTCCGGGTTAAAGAAATAGCCCAGATCGTGAGTGAAGCTTTTCCGGGATGTGAGACATCCTTTGGAGACAGTGGGGGAGATAATAGGAGTTACCGAGTGTCGTTTGAGAAGATTAATAACAATCTTCCGGGATTTTCTTGTGAATTTACCGCCGAAAAAGGTGCAGAACAGCTCTATAAAATATTTTCCAAAATCAATATGGATGCTGAAACCTTTGATTACCGGGCATACACACGTCTTGAGCAACTAAAATACCTGTTAAGAACTGAACAGTTGAACGAAGATTTATATTGGGTGTAA
- the rfbC gene encoding dTDP-4-dehydrorhamnose 3,5-epimerase, with protein MIFHKTNLKDAYIIELNKLKDERGFFARQYCQNEFRDHGIQISIVQANVSYNKLKGTLRGMHYQTEPHGEAKLVRCTKGGIYDAIIDVRSGSPTFKKWIGVELTEHNHKMLYVPEGFAHGFITLQDDTEVTYQVSEFYTPGAEEGIRWNDPTFNIDWPAEVNVISEKDLNWPDFDSE; from the coding sequence ATGATATTTCATAAAACAAATCTCAAAGATGCCTACATCATAGAATTGAATAAGCTGAAAGATGAAAGAGGCTTCTTCGCCCGGCAATATTGCCAGAATGAATTTCGTGATCATGGTATCCAGATATCTATAGTTCAGGCCAATGTATCCTACAATAAGTTAAAAGGGACACTTCGGGGAATGCACTACCAGACCGAGCCCCATGGGGAAGCTAAGCTAGTACGGTGTACAAAAGGAGGAATTTATGACGCTATAATAGATGTACGGTCAGGTTCGCCCACCTTTAAAAAATGGATCGGTGTGGAATTGACTGAGCATAATCACAAGATGTTATATGTACCAGAGGGATTTGCACACGGATTTATTACCCTGCAAGATGACACGGAAGTAACTTACCAGGTTTCAGAGTTTTATACCCCGGGTGCGGAAGAAGGTATACGATGGAATGATCCCACCTTTAATATCGATTGGCCAGCCGAGGTAAATGTGATTTCAGAAAAAGACCTTAATTGGCCGGATTTTGATTCTGAGTAA
- a CDS encoding NAD(P)H-dependent oxidoreductase, which translates to MIIVDKALEKREKEKNPIKVGMVGAGFMGKGIALQIHAATKGMRLVAISNRDKEKAYKAYSKAGIKNVEEVDSVDKLDSAVRNNKSTVTDNPFLLCKSAEIDVIVEVTGAVKFSAEVVLEAIQNKKHVVLMNAELDGTVGPILKVYADKNDVIITNADGDQPGVIMNLYRFVKGIGVKPVLCGNIKGLHDPYRNPTTQEGFAKKWGQKPSMVTSFADGSKISFEQAIVANATNMKVGKRGMYGPTVPSGTPISEVIREYPEELLEIEQGVVDYVVGAVPGPGVFIIGTHDNPTQQHYLNLYKLGEGPYYCFHTPYHLCHFEVPNTIVRAALFDDATIAPNGGPSVEVITIAKKDLKAGEVIDGIGHYMTYGVCENAEVTDSENLLPLGVAEGCTLKKDIAKDQAITYDDVKVPEGRLIDQLRIEQKKYFS; encoded by the coding sequence ATGATAATAGTTGACAAAGCGCTTGAAAAAAGAGAAAAAGAGAAAAATCCTATTAAAGTTGGAATGGTTGGGGCTGGTTTTATGGGAAAGGGAATTGCCCTTCAGATTCATGCGGCAACTAAGGGAATGAGGCTGGTTGCTATTTCCAATAGGGACAAAGAAAAAGCATATAAAGCTTATAGTAAAGCAGGAATCAAAAATGTTGAAGAAGTTGACTCCGTTGACAAGCTCGATAGTGCAGTTCGCAATAATAAAAGTACGGTAACTGACAACCCATTTCTTTTGTGTAAATCAGCAGAAATTGATGTGATAGTTGAGGTAACCGGGGCTGTTAAATTTAGTGCTGAAGTGGTTTTAGAAGCTATTCAAAATAAAAAGCATGTTGTGCTGATGAATGCGGAACTGGATGGAACGGTCGGACCTATTTTAAAAGTGTATGCCGATAAAAATGATGTAATTATAACAAATGCTGATGGTGACCAACCCGGTGTCATCATGAATCTTTATCGGTTTGTTAAAGGAATTGGAGTAAAACCAGTGCTATGTGGGAATATTAAAGGGCTCCATGACCCGTATCGAAATCCAACAACCCAAGAGGGCTTTGCCAAAAAGTGGGGACAAAAGCCTTCAATGGTAACCTCCTTTGCTGATGGGAGTAAAATCTCTTTTGAACAGGCTATTGTGGCAAACGCTACAAATATGAAAGTTGGGAAGAGGGGAATGTATGGTCCCACGGTGCCTTCGGGTACGCCAATCTCCGAGGTTATACGGGAATATCCTGAAGAATTATTGGAAATTGAACAGGGGGTTGTTGATTATGTTGTGGGGGCCGTACCCGGACCAGGTGTATTTATAATCGGTACACATGATAATCCAACTCAGCAGCATTATCTGAATCTCTATAAGCTGGGAGAGGGGCCATACTACTGTTTCCATACCCCTTATCACTTGTGCCATTTTGAGGTTCCCAATACAATAGTACGTGCTGCTTTGTTTGATGACGCAACTATTGCTCCGAACGGAGGACCATCCGTCGAAGTTATAACCATCGCCAAAAAAGACCTAAAAGCCGGCGAAGTGATCGACGGGATAGGCCACTATATGACATACGGCGTTTGTGAAAATGCAGAAGTAACCGATTCGGAGAATCTGTTGCCTTTAGGTGTGGCTGAGGGATGTACATTGAAAAAAGATATAGCAAAGGATCAGGCGATTACTTACGACGACGTTAAAGTACCCGAAGGAAGATTAATTGACCAGCTGCGTATTGAACAGAAGAAATATTTCTCATAA